The Mixophyes fleayi isolate aMixFle1 chromosome 9, aMixFle1.hap1, whole genome shotgun sequence DNA window ctgccccattggagcttacagtctaaattccctaaaacacacacacacacacaaccacaccAGAAGGTCTGCTGGTTCCTTATTCAAATTATTCGTATATTATCTTCAGTATCTtaaaccccccccacccccagttGGAAATTAAGACAAATTTAGGTCTGTAGCCAGTAACACGGGCGGTTCCTACACCTTTCGTCCCTCTGCCAATCAAAGTCCGGGTTGCAAAATTCTGCTTTTCCGCCCTACACATGGACAGTAAAATGTGTCTGGATTTATGTTTTGAGTAATCTGCACTTGTGCCCCACCTATGCCCCCTCGTGATTTCTGTTGGATGGCTAAAGACTGTATTTtgcccccatgaacttctacacaaaagccttcatgctactttctgaagtccaTGGTATCCGTTCTAAACGTGTGACACTAttgtaaatgatagattgtcttagtgtaactaccaaatgttctttactaTAGATTACCTTAGTACAGATTTCATACAGATTGATTGgtttacttattttaaaaaaactctaagggctagatctactaaactgtgggtttggaaaagtggagatgttgcctatagcaaccaatcagattctagctgtcatttatttactgcattctacaaaataactagaatctgattggttgctataggcaacatctccactttttcaaacccgcggtatagtaaatctagccctaagtgttccgttcataaacatttaataaacaacccGTATTGATGATCAACAACTATTCACTTGTACCCTGAGTTTCGTgcgtaacaaacatgagatatagtcATTTAAATTCATAGCACATACTATAACAAGTGAGgtagtgactatagatttaaaaatactcccaatcaaatgagattatgatgaaatctgaataaaaagtaggttaatgactatgaaaaatgtaaatgtttaagatgaacaattggaTTTATCTATGTAACAGGTATTGTACTAATTGgttgttaatattaataataataatatttaacaatgtgtaaatacatttttatagtaagataatgaaactggggttggccaacccctgaaatactgacaaaaatgaacataggattgggagtgtttgtatatctacagtcactgttacagcTGTCGAAAAACGAGCTACCAAACGCGAAAAAAGGGGGAAAGGGGGCGCCAAGCCCTATCCTTGGCTTTTTGCCTCCCCCACATGAAAATTTTTGTTCCTACGCCCCTGTCGGTAGCGGCAGAACGGCGATGGACCAGCGCAACGGCAGTAAAGTGGGGGCGTTCAAATGTAAAGGTAGCCTCCTGGGAAGCAGCCTGGTTAGACTTGGCCGCACTCCCGGGTACGGCTCTTAGGCATATAATTTGCGCGTCTTGAAGGCCTGGTGTAAAATTacagttaaaataataattaaaaaaaaattcagccccCTCCTTTTCCCAAATAAGTATCCAGCACCCCGTTTTTGTTTGTTGTAAacacattttgcattaaattaaGTCCAACGTCGTCTACAAGCAGCAAACAAAGAATTTTTCACCGACCACTTTTTAGGAAGGTCGCCTTTACCACCATAAATACTTCTGATCGGGGTCAGTTGCGTCAGAGAGTACAGACATCTCGCTAACACTTCACATTCTTTTCTTGCTACGTAATTTCTATTAATCTGCCAAACTCCCAAACAGCTGTGCGTGATTTCTGATTTAATATCTATTCAATAGAAAAATCTAGCATGCTGAAAAATCTCATTGTGACTGTGGATTATAGTTCTCAGAAGTGAGCAGAAAGCGTATTAAAACTTTGGTAACGGCGACCTTCCCACGGCGCGCGTTTTTTAGACAAGCAGCGCGATTTATGCGTCTGTCACTTGACGCGCCATTTTTACTTAACCACTCCGCGCTCCCAGTTAGTTAAGGGAGCAGGGTTAACAATACAGATGGAACATGGCGTACAGCGCAATAGTCCACAGTTTGGGTGGGtggaggcagggccatcttttccattgggcatgatgggcagctgcccaggggccccacgggcaagggggccccataggcacagttcttaatgagaataaataatcctgcaaaagaaaaaaacctgcaaaaaaaacctacaatggtcactgaacaagtacatctatctatctctatctctatatatctatatctgtatctctatacatctatatctaggggccccggtgcactgctttgcccgggggcccataatgatgttaagatggccctgggtggaGGCATCTGATCGCGCTGCATTTGCCAAAGAAGAGCGCTCTCTTTTTCTATACAAATAGTTTCCCGTTCCCCTTATCTATACATTATCATCTGCTAATCCCACCTCCCGTCTGAATGTATATGTTCCCCTTTgccatatacaaataaataaatattcatctTTTCCCTATGATATTGCACCGGAAATCGGGCAATTGGCTCAGTATTGTGGGATCGATCGCCATACCTGGTAATTACCTAATCAAAAGTAACGAAATCCTTATCATGCATGTTGGTAGCTGTGGATGAACAATGTCCTCCACAGACCTGTCTGCAGGGTAACCGTCTGACCGCGCTAACAGGCCCCAATCATGACGGATAAATAGATATTGATCCAGTAGCCGGGTTCTCTCGACCGCACCGCTGCAGTATCTGTGCCTTGTCTGTACACGTTTACTTCTGGCATAAAGCAATGGAGTTATGTAAGAGAACTTATAACAGAAGGATTGGcaactttccttttttttatttttctagcaTAACAGCTGTTTAAATATGTCATTAAAAAGCAATCAAAAATAATAAGAAtgggaaaagatcaataataACAATGATCTGGAGCTGTGAATTTGTGATTGGGTGCCTAGACACCCCTGCGGTCTTTAATATGTAGATTCACCAATAAAACGTCTGTAACCTGCGTTCTGTTATTGGTGGGGAACCGTCTAACTCTCGCAGTAAGGACACCACCATCTAACCAGAGACGTAAAATAGGAACTGGTGTCGTGGAATTGTGTAAGCGCTAAGTAGAGGATGTGTCTTCACTTCTCTTTATAAACGCTGACGGCTGCTACTGCgagataataacatttatttaccaCTATATAATCTCCACTTGTCATGAATGGAATCTTGACAGGCTCAACACTTCCTGTTTCTAAAGAACGTTTGCTGTCACATACAAGACAGACAATAACTTGAATTTTCAATGCTCCTTTGTGTTGGACTAGAAGACTTTCTCTGTGCATTGTGTTATCCACAGTAGTATACAAGTGGGGGATATCGGAGACAGGGCAGGGGGGTGGGATTAGAGGTGTATATAATCCCCCTTCACACCAGGATTTAGGCTTCTGAAGCCTCTTTGTTTTAATCCACAGTTACTAGAGAAGCTGTAACATAATTTAACTGTCATAATATGCAAATAGCCCAAACTACAGCACAACAGATTGTTTGTGACCATGTCAAATGAGGGCTAAATGAGAGCAATGCAAATATATACAGTCGTTGCTATAGCCACACATGACTCCAAGTTACAAGTCGCATTAATAAAGGGATATATGTGAACCAACGTTGGTACTCTCATTTGATTATAGTTACCACATTCCTATCAGCGGAAGCACCTTGAAGGTTGTGGATCTCTTACACACGTATTTGCAATTGTGTGCAAGTAAGGAAGGGTTGGGGAAGGGGGGCGGGTAGAcctatcaaacattctaaaaagtaaaagtcaaggggctagatttactaaactgcaggtttgaagaagtggagatgttgcctatagcaaccaatcagattctaactttcattttgtagaatgcactaaataagtgataactagaatatgattggttgctatagggaaaatctccactttttcaaacccgccgtctagtaaatataccccaaggtgttgcccatagcaaccaatcagattccagctatcatttattatgtacattctagaagatgatggctagaatctgattggttgcttggtATAGGCAAAACCGCCACACTTCCTTTTTGGAAGCTTTGATAAATCTAGCGTGCACCCTACACTTggaccatttattttctttttttttcttttgccggCTAGTGCATCGGGCATCACGGTGACTAGTTGGCACTACTGCCtcccagtgctggggtcatgagtttgatggCTTTAAGAATAATACTTTTGTAATAGTGTGCGGTTGTCATACTGTTCGGATACTGATTGTCTCTTCCTTTCCTTATAACAGGACAACTTGCCCCTCGATTTTTGGCAAACTGGAAACCATCGTCAAACTTAAGTAATGGAAGCGATGGAACCCATCCCAGAGGCTCCAGCCTCCCAACACAAGCTGTCATTGGTCTCCCCGCTTCGCGCTGCCATCAGATTACGCAGGAAGATCCGAACGCTGAAGACAAGCCGCCTGCAGTTGGACCTGTCTGGTCGACGAACATTGGACAACTCCAAATCATGTCTACTCCGTCGACAACTCTCTACCGACAAGTCATTCTTTAGTTCCACAAGCTTTGAATCgcctaaatattttaattttgataCTCCGACGTTGGAGAGGGTTAACTTTAGTACCTTAAAACGCAAGAAAAAGCGCAGGAAGTCCAGGCCGGTACTGTATCCGGGGAACGGTAAAAAATATTTGCCGATTGAACATAAGAGCAAGGCCAAGCGGTGCCTCATACTCTTTATTGGAATCGTTTGTTTTCAAATCCTGAACGCTATTGAGAATTTGGATGACAATGTCCTAAAATATGAACTGGATGGACTTGAGAAAACCATGCAGAGGGAAGTATTTGGGCAGAAGATCGCCATTGATAAAATAATGGACCTCTTGAAGGACTACTTGGCAACTCATTGCCACAACAAGCCGTTGGTCATCTCTTTAAATGGTCCGAGCGGAGTTGGCAAGAGCCACATGGGTCGTATATTGGCCAAGCACTTTCGTTCGGTCATGGACAATGATTTTGTTCTGCAATATTACGTGATGCACAACTGCCCAAAGGACAGTAACATTACAACCTGCAAGAAGGAACTCGCGGACATGATATCGGACATGGTCACTAGGGCAGAGATCGAGGAGAAGATCCCCGTCTTCATATATGATGAAATTGAGCTTATGCCTCTACCACTTTTGGACACGTTGAGAGGTTACTTTCAATTAAAGCAAAGCAACGAATATCTCAATGCCATCCACCTCTTAATTAGTAATGTAGGAGGCAACGAAGTTACCAAATTTATATTGCAGAATGCTTCCAGTGATGTCCTAAATGTTCCACAGGAACTTCACAACATCGTACAATCTTCCCTGAGACAGCACCATAACATCTGGGACGTTGCTGAAATTGTCCCTTTCACGTTGTTGGAGAAAAGTCACATTGCCAATTGCTTCTTGGACGAGCTCCTGCGAGAAGGGTTTTACCCGGACAATAGCAACATCGAGAACCTGGCAGGACAGTTAAAATATTACACTATAGAAGACAAGCAATATTCCATCACGGGATGTAAACAGGTTGTAAATAAAGTGAACCTCCTACATCCGTACACATGATCGTCGAAGTCCAAGGTCCTTGAAGTCTCGCGCTCATAGACCAAGTGGTTTTAGATGCCAAACACTGTCTCTAGTAACTCCATGGATAGACTTTCCTTTAACTAGAACAAAGGATGTATTAACGAGGAATTACAGGATTGGCACATTCCAACTAGTGAGACAAACATTCTATTCAATTCGGCACAAGGTGCTGTGTGCAGAGACCCATTGTCTCAATGTTTTTACTCAAATCTCCTTACCGTATTGGCTGGCGATGCGCACAGCCAGATATGGAGCCGATATCCAGCGGTACATGGCGGCCATATTGAATTTGCCCCCAAGAACATAAAAAAACTAAACCTTTTTATTATATAAGATGttccaggttaaaaaaaaaaatgacaaatgatAATTTTGCCCATTAGAGAAGGCTGCACCAGTCCAAATAatagagagaacagagagagaattGTAggcacaatattaaaatattgtaaagaaAAAGCCCCAAAAAGTTCTACTTCTGTGTTTTTTAAGTCAATTTGAAACTGTTGGGGATATTCTATAAAAGAGGAGGACGTTTTGGCCTAATTAGTCTTGAGGATCGTCCTTTGTACTCCATGGGGTTGATATATCAATGGGAGAAAATGCCTATTGTTAGTGGAAACGGGTAATCCGCCATATTGGTTACTGATCAGATGGGCCAAAGCAGTACGTTATATCCGTCACCGCTTCGGGTCGGTAACACCAGCTGTCCAGACTATAGATAGCCGGTTAATAAGATGCATAAACTAAATCGGCAATCCatattaagaaaaattaaaatatccaATTTGAAGACAATAAGGGGACGACTATAAGAACATCCATTTTCTTAAGAAAGGACAGTAAatacttttttgctttttatgGGTGAAAAGACTTTTTGTAAATACATCTAAATAATGGAAAGTATTTTTTAATAGCATTTCATCCACTTTTATAGACCATCatccaaaaattttaaaaaaagtcccGTTGGACACTAGATGAGGACTCGCTCGCCACATTTCTTATGTCCTCTGGTTCTctcgtctctctctccctcccacccatttAAATCTGGTCTCACGAAGAGCGAGGTCTGAATAATCCGAATGGCTATAGAGTCTACAAGTTACATAAGTGATTTCTTACCACTGTTGTTAAATTAGAATACTTTAGTTATGTTTTTTAATGAGTGCCCATGGAatgcaattttataaaaaaaaatgatggtgaACTCTGCTTGTTTCTGTGTGGTCTCTGTATATAATTTAAGAACAATGGTGAAGGTTCTGTATGGAATGAAGGCATAGTTCTTAGAGGTATCTTTTAGCAGCCTTCTATCTAGACCCAAGTAAATCTGCAATCGGCTATATTCGTCCACGTttcttaatgtattttatatactggTCTTGTGATCAAAGTATTAAGTTAATTGCTCTAAGTAGAACGTTGCCAAGgaaataaatatacaaagaaacatagaagactgaaaaaaaaaataagattttactCAGCTTTCTGCCTAAAGAATTATTTCCGATTGATAAAGTTTAACTGAGCTGCTCCTTCCCCTTAAGCGCACGCTGAAATGTTTCCACCAAAACTCCTTGGTCCAGACGGTCACACCCCTTGTAGACTGTACTTGCTGTCTCAGCATCGTATTACAGGAACGGAGGGGCCCCCGGGTAAAACTGTTTCCGCATGTAGAGCCGTCTGAAGTGGGggccagggtccagccacctcaattacacagtgccccaggcttggaggggggtttctaggcactagtaagccccccccccctcagtttgcctctgtgtgtgtgtgtgtattatagacATTTCCTATAGATGATGCTGCTTGCACACATGTAGACCGAGTTGGCCAATTTGATTGAAAACGACATTACAATGCATGTTCCCTGCCGAATTAACACGCAAATCTCCGTAAACTGAATCTGATGAGATTTGATCAGGCAGAACAGAGAACCTGATAATGATTGGCACATGTGTGTATGCATTTGGTGCATGAGCTGTTTTACGTATAAAAAGGTTATTATGGTTCTGTAGAACATCCTAGTGATGAAGATCTGCTGGGTGAAACGCGAAGGGTTGATTTTTACGTCGCTCTTATTCACTGATCCATGCAGACGCTGTGGACCATAAGTTGAGAGTTGGGCTAGAGATCCAACCCATCATTAGGGATCCAGTAATCAataccccccccaccccaccccacggATTTCCAGATAAgcctgtgtatttatatatttgatattacgaTGACTATCCTTTTATAacgcaccaacatattacacagctttgtacattgaggggatcatgatagaAATAACATACAACGACGTGAAATACAGTAAAGAAGGCACTGcccacatgagcttacaatctaagcggTGGGTGGAACAGTTGAGACATATGGTAGCGGAAtgacaattgtagctggtggtggggaatGGTTTGCATGCAAATTCACTTATTATGCACCTAACATATTAGTACTTTATAACTTCACCATATGGGTGAGCTTCATTTGACTATTTGAACCAACAATAGATGCCCGCTGCCCTgctggcaaggggggggggggtaccctTCGGGTGAGACATCGTCCACATCCTGATTTGGAAATTTCAAATGCTCCTGAGCGCTGCAGGTTGATTCATAGAGACggaaaataaaatgatttgttaagtaattataatttatattgacTTCCCTGATGCCAGACACCAGCTGTCACAGATCAGCCTCCTCGCCACAGCCCTGGGAATTTCCTCTAATAATTTGTAAACCATCATTGACAACAATTAACCATTGTTTGTGTATGAAACTTAAGAACGAATTAGTGACACACAGGCGTATAATTCTTATGTCACTGGCCTTATAAATATTATTGTAACATATATTAGGGCAAATGATTTAGAATAACCTGGTGAAGAAAGTAAGGGATTTATTTTgactttattatataaatgttgaCTGAAATTTCTCTTTAAATTAATGATCACCCTTTGGAGGACTCAGCCTGTCGGTTCActtggaaacagtgacatcactgtggaatatattggttcagccaatCATGTGGGGCTGATTTCAGTATTCCAAATATCATTTACAATCTATAAGCTGCAATGGAGCAGTGCCCCCTGTCCCTAAATTATCATGAAACAATGTTTATCTGTGTAAAGCATAGAGCTACACTAGTTTAACCTAGTTTAacctaaaaataatatatatagaacaaGCTCCTTTTCACCTAACCTTGATTTGATTTGACAAATTAGTGCTTAAAGTGGAATTCCACCGTCAGTCAACTTTATTTTCAAGTCCagtctgtttattttattatgcaaGTTGAGGTTTGTGCGTTGGATATAATTGCacaaacatgtacacatcagaTCTGCTTTTGCATCTAACTGCAACACAAACAATTTTGCCTGAAAACAGGGAAAGCCAATCACAGGACAGCCATTCCATTAATCCAACACTAtagtactagagatgctcaggctctgttccccgagaactgaacacacccgaacttaggggatcacagtaccgagccggctcggttctgtcgcgcgccctcggaattgaaaacgaggcaaaacatcattgttacgtcgtcggatcttgcgatttttgtattcctttttaagatccaacatcacggagggagggcggacccccatttttctttcccgccactgctgtgtgccaatatgtcctagatgtgcttggaactgccgtgtgtttgtgtcattgctctgtcgcttaccatccagccaggtcgctgcagtatttgtccaaaagtgtatgaaaataatattgtgacctgcgaGATGGTCAAAacttactgcaaatgacttgaaattagtgttattgaggttaataatgtaggaacaaaaaaagagcaaaaatgtgattttagcatattttaggattagccaaaacacgaagctaatccagatccaaaaccagttcacaggggtcagtgagtatctctatATAGTACCTGTATCTTCTGAAGGGTGGATACACACGGAAGCTTATTGTGCGATTAGTTCAAGCTGCAGTCTGCGCAGCTTGATCGGATAGTAAGCTACAGATGATTAGTCGCTACAGCGAGCAGGATCTCACTACACGCTGACGATACGCTGCTACTTGCAACGTTCAGGCTCCATAACACATTCAGGAAGTCGGCAGTGTGTACTTACAAACCCATTGACTGCAGCGATCAATGACCTCTATTTATCAGCAGGAAAAACCAAAATAACCACCTGTGTGGTTCTTCCATTGGGTAAAAAGAGTCTTTCAAACTTAGTAACCTAATCTTAAAAATGTAAACTTAAGCTATGTTGCTTCGGTTGATACGGTGCTATGACCCTGTGGCGCGATATCGATGACATACACAGCAGCATAAGCCCAAGGCATCTTACTCTGACAGTTATTAAAGGTCAGGCCTTTTtagatatataatacaaaaaGCATCCCGGCCACACCTGAacgtggaatgtactaaatatttgCCAGGAATGGGGAGGGGTCGGGGGTAATGTCTTGGGCACGCTGGAAGCCCCCCAAGTCGCGGTTAAGCTCTCTAATCACTGTCAGTTCTAAGCTGCGTAATAAAAGCTCTTAGGACAATTGGCTGGAAAGATATATGGAAAGACACGATCAAACACCAGGAGATAAACAGGAATTATAGCACTTAATGCCGCCTTTATCCCCAGCTAAAAGAAAACATTGGGCTGGGTAACAACAAATACAGTTTTCATTGTTGACATAGATGGAATAATTGTATGTTGGGACATCCTGCATTCCTAACAtagcaaatgttttaaaaaagacAGTGCCAAATTATAATGAACTTAAAATTGGCAATAAAGAGTTGTGGCTAAAggcactaggggctagatttactaagctgcaggtttgaaaaagtggagatgttgcctatagcaaccaatcagattttagctgtcattttgtagaaggtactaaataaatgacagctagaatctgattggttgctataggcaacatctccactttttcaaacccgcagcttagtaaatctagcccttggtcttctgGAGTTAAATAGACTCTTACTGATGCTAGACACGGACTTATGGACCTACGCCAGTATTTTTCACCGTAACGGCCATCATCCTCTACACCCATGGAACCAATCACCCCTCCATCCTATCCTATAGTTACATGTTTAAAACATGTGAATAATGAATATTAGTTtacgaaatattaaaaaaaacaataaagtgtATAGTGAGCAGGGTGCTTCCGAGGGCGCAACGCAACGAACCAAAGGTGCGAGacgttcttgcagctttgatctTCAGGCCCTCTTGAACAGGAGAAGGGCTCCTTCACCCCTTGATCCCTGAGGGGATACAGTTCTTTATGGGACTAGGGCCTTTtagccggtggtagtcagcatattgatggTGACtacccgacaagacttaccccgatgtCTTCACACCAAGGGCTCCTTCCCAGCGAGgctgcaggacgactgatgtgcccaccgactgcaagcaattgcgatgaatgaagaagctggcgcaacttgatgacgtcactgggaaCCGCAACGCTTTTATTGGTGCTGTTATGGGGGTAATGcaagtatgcggccatggacaatgtacttcacaaagcgttgtacattgtccattgTCGTCCTGCAGCCTCATCGGGAAGGAGCCCTAcagtgtgaagacgtcggggtaagtcttgtcggaataataagcatcattattccgtaccccaccccttcTAGCATCCTACTTGTCGCCCATTTACCCATCTACGGCGCCATTGGCTGACTGTAACAAAGAACTTTCTTGTCACGTCTCTGGTAGATCTGACCACAATGGGCGATAGATTTACCTTGGTGGTCATACCAACTATGAACGATGGAGAGGCGTTGTTAGATTACTTATTCTTATGAGTGCTCTAAGCT harbors:
- the TOR4A gene encoding torsin-4A; translated protein: MEAMEPIPEAPASQHKLSLVSPLRAAIRLRRKIRTLKTSRLQLDLSGRRTLDNSKSCLLRRQLSTDKSFFSSTSFESPKYFNFDTPTLERVNFSTLKRKKKRRKSRPVLYPGNGKKYLPIEHKSKAKRCLILFIGIVCFQILNAIENLDDNVLKYELDGLEKTMQREVFGQKIAIDKIMDLLKDYLATHCHNKPLVISLNGPSGVGKSHMGRILAKHFRSVMDNDFVLQYYVMHNCPKDSNITTCKKELADMISDMVTRAEIEEKIPVFIYDEIELMPLPLLDTLRGYFQLKQSNEYLNAIHLLISNVGGNEVTKFILQNASSDVLNVPQELHNIVQSSLRQHHNIWDVAEIVPFTLLEKSHIANCFLDELLREGFYPDNSNIENLAGQLKYYTIEDKQYSITGCKQVVNKVNLLHPYT